A window of Lacibacter sediminis contains these coding sequences:
- a CDS encoding SDR family NAD(P)-dependent oxidoreductase: MSKLVFITGATSGFGKACAEVFAANNWNIILNGRRLDRLQEIKTQLEEQYGVNIFLLPFDVQQKDEVFVAINSLPEEWQGIDVLVNNAGLALGRDHFDVADMEDWEIMIDTNLKGLLYVSRAVLPYMIKRNGGHVINLGSTAGKEAYENGNVYCASKAAVDSISKGMRIDLLQHKIKVTAIHPGAAETEFSMVRFKGDEDKAAAVYAGYTPLSAKDVADVIFYAATLPAHVCINDLVLTCTAQANSFYTYKGS; this comes from the coding sequence ATGAGTAAGCTTGTTTTTATTACCGGTGCCACTTCAGGTTTTGGAAAAGCCTGTGCAGAAGTATTTGCAGCCAACAACTGGAATATCATTTTAAATGGTCGCAGGCTCGATCGCTTGCAGGAAATCAAAACACAGTTAGAAGAACAATATGGGGTAAATATTTTCCTGTTGCCATTTGATGTGCAGCAGAAAGATGAAGTGTTTGTTGCCATCAACAGCTTGCCGGAAGAGTGGCAAGGCATTGATGTATTAGTGAACAATGCAGGGCTTGCCTTGGGTCGGGATCATTTTGATGTAGCCGATATGGAAGATTGGGAGATCATGATCGACACAAATCTGAAAGGGCTGTTGTATGTGAGCCGTGCGGTACTACCGTACATGATCAAACGAAATGGAGGTCATGTGATCAATCTTGGCTCAACAGCAGGTAAAGAAGCGTATGAAAACGGCAATGTGTATTGCGCCAGCAAAGCAGCGGTCGACAGTATCAGTAAAGGCATGCGGATCGATCTGCTGCAGCATAAGATCAAAGTAACTGCTATTCACCCGGGAGCAGCAGAAACTGAGTTCTCGATGGTTCGTTTTAAGGGCGATGAAGACAAGGCTGCTGCGGTGTACGCAGGCTATACTCCCCTCTCGGCAAAAGATGTAGCTGATGTAATTTTTTATGCAGCTACCCTGCCGGCACATGTGTGTATCAACGATCTTGTTCTGACCTGCACCGCCCAGGCCAATTCTTTTTATACCTACAAGGGGTCGTAA
- a CDS encoding Gfo/Idh/MocA family protein — protein MSLRQFIASRKFLRHVESLTNIATLGWKEVAGLLGLHDDVFYNPQHKKIEKPVTAILIGAGHRGTIYADYASENPDELQIVAVADNNAERRKRTARKHKIIPEHCYKDWKDVFIKEKFADAVIIATPDQLHTAPCLAALDAGYDILLEKPIAPSEEECRLILKRAKETGRIVGVCHVLRYSPYFRELKEVIDAGLIGEIISVQHMEPIEHVHMSHSYVRGKWRNSKMAAPIILAKSSHDTDIIRWLVNSPVHDVHCFGNLRWFKNANAPEGSTERCTDGCKVEDSCAYSALQIYYRDRKRTYVFDLPEDEDEQGSFILEQLKTSDYGRCVYRMDNDQPDHLTVNMLFENGTTAAFSMEAHVSYEGRKTRIMGSKGDIIGDMESFVLTDFKTRKQTSWSLKTDAHGGGDHRLVKDWVQAVYQQNKDLLSSSIEVSVESHLMAFGAERSRQNRTIEDIKL, from the coding sequence ATGTCGTTACGCCAGTTTATTGCTTCACGCAAATTTCTACGTCATGTTGAATCGCTTACCAACATTGCCACACTTGGTTGGAAAGAGGTAGCAGGTTTGCTCGGTTTGCACGATGATGTATTTTATAATCCGCAGCACAAGAAAATTGAAAAGCCTGTAACGGCCATTCTTATTGGCGCCGGTCATCGTGGTACCATCTATGCCGACTATGCTTCTGAAAATCCGGATGAATTACAAATTGTTGCCGTTGCAGACAATAATGCTGAACGTAGAAAACGTACTGCACGCAAACATAAAATAATACCCGAGCATTGTTATAAAGACTGGAAAGATGTTTTCATTAAAGAGAAGTTTGCAGATGCAGTGATCATTGCCACACCTGATCAGTTGCATACAGCGCCTTGTCTTGCAGCATTAGATGCAGGTTATGATATATTGCTCGAAAAACCAATTGCTCCTAGTGAAGAAGAATGCAGATTGATCCTGAAAAGAGCAAAAGAGACGGGTCGCATTGTGGGTGTTTGCCATGTGTTGCGTTACTCACCTTATTTCCGTGAATTAAAAGAAGTGATCGATGCAGGATTGATTGGCGAGATCATCAGCGTTCAACACATGGAACCTATTGAGCATGTGCATATGAGTCACTCGTATGTGCGTGGTAAATGGCGCAACAGCAAAATGGCTGCTCCCATCATTCTTGCTAAATCATCACACGATACAGATATTATTCGTTGGTTAGTGAATAGTCCTGTGCATGATGTGCATTGCTTTGGTAATCTTCGCTGGTTTAAAAATGCCAATGCACCTGAAGGAAGTACCGAACGTTGTACGGATGGTTGTAAAGTGGAAGACAGTTGTGCATACTCTGCATTACAAATTTATTACCGTGATCGGAAGCGCACATATGTATTTGATTTGCCCGAGGACGAGGATGAACAGGGCTCGTTTATTCTGGAGCAATTAAAAACAAGTGACTATGGTCGATGCGTGTACCGAATGGATAATGATCAGCCCGATCATCTTACTGTAAATATGTTGTTTGAAAACGGCACCACTGCTGCTTTTTCGATGGAAGCACATGTATCGTATGAAGGAAGAAAGACACGCATCATGGGATCGAAGGGTGACATCATCGGCGATATGGAAAGTTTTGTACTCACTGATTTTAAAACCCGTAAGCAAACCTCCTGGAGCCTGAAGACTGATGCACATGGCGGTGGCGATCATCGCCTGGTGAAAGATTGGGTGCAGGCCGTGTATCAACAGAATAAAGATTTGTTAAGTTCCTCCATTGAAGTATCGGTTGAAAGTCATCTCATGGCTTTTGGTGCCGAACGCAGTCGGCAGAACCGTACGATCGAAGATATTAAGCTTTAA
- a CDS encoding glycerate kinase type-2 family protein produces MQKRIHSEAIYRSAVAAVQPTALLPQHLQLKKNILQIGNQSISLATTNLYVIGAGKAAAAMAQTVESILGDQIKAGIVTTKYEHALPLEKINCIEAAHPLPDEKSVDAVEQTINLLQQTKADDVIICLISGGASSLWADTPAGISLKELQQTFDLLLKSGASIDEMNCVRRHLSQIKGGQLLRHAPQAHWFTLIISDVPGDQLQDIASGPTCADATTFADAMHIINNYQLQQQLPTSVLHYLQKGLKGKLADTIKPGDKLTGQVTNTIIGSNKTAITAAKQKAEELGYTVIVQEELLTGETADAATAIMQKATQYHSKKPACFLFGGETTVTVTGNGKGGRNQHLALCALQQLNNKPNISLLAAGTDGTDGPTDAAGAFADDALREDADDQQLSIKDAINDNDAYPFFEKVNGLLKTGATQTNVMDIVIVLTE; encoded by the coding sequence ATGCAAAAAAGAATTCATTCAGAAGCTATTTATCGTTCAGCCGTAGCAGCGGTTCAACCGACTGCATTGCTGCCACAACATCTGCAACTGAAAAAAAATATTTTGCAAATCGGCAATCAATCAATTTCGTTAGCAACAACAAATCTTTATGTGATCGGGGCAGGTAAAGCTGCCGCCGCCATGGCTCAAACAGTTGAATCAATTCTTGGTGATCAGATCAAAGCAGGCATTGTTACAACCAAGTATGAGCATGCATTACCTCTTGAAAAAATCAATTGTATTGAAGCGGCACACCCGTTACCTGATGAAAAAAGTGTGGATGCTGTTGAACAAACCATCAACTTACTCCAGCAAACAAAAGCAGATGATGTGATCATTTGTTTGATCAGTGGTGGTGCTTCTTCGCTTTGGGCCGATACGCCAGCGGGCATCAGCTTAAAAGAATTACAACAAACATTTGATCTGTTATTGAAGAGTGGCGCATCCATTGATGAAATGAATTGCGTTCGTCGTCATCTCTCACAAATAAAAGGCGGACAACTATTACGACATGCGCCACAAGCGCATTGGTTCACACTCATTATTTCAGATGTACCGGGCGATCAGTTACAGGATATTGCCAGCGGACCAACATGTGCTGATGCAACAACCTTTGCTGATGCCATGCACATCATCAACAACTATCAACTGCAACAGCAATTACCAACTTCCGTTTTACACTACCTGCAAAAAGGATTGAAGGGGAAACTTGCAGATACCATCAAACCCGGCGATAAACTAACAGGTCAAGTAACGAATACGATCATCGGCAGTAATAAAACAGCCATTACTGCTGCAAAACAAAAAGCAGAAGAACTGGGTTACACAGTTATTGTACAGGAAGAACTGTTAACAGGTGAAACAGCAGATGCAGCAACAGCCATTATGCAGAAAGCAACACAGTATCATTCAAAAAAACCTGCCTGTTTTCTTTTTGGTGGCGAAACTACTGTTACTGTTACCGGCAATGGTAAAGGAGGTCGAAACCAACATCTTGCCTTATGTGCGCTACAGCAATTGAACAACAAACCCAACATTAGCTTGCTTGCAGCCGGAACCGATGGCACTGATGGCCCTACAGATGCAGCAGGTGCTTTTGCAGATGATGCGTTACGAGAGGATGCAGATGACCAACAACTATCGATCAAAGATGCGATCAATGATAATGATGCTTATCCTTTTTTTGAAAAAGTGAATGGTTTATTAAAAACCGGAGCCACGCAAACAAATGTGATGGATATTGTAATTGTATTGACTGAATAA
- a CDS encoding Gfo/Idh/MocA family protein produces the protein MIDKKNKNPSSNSRRDFIKNSATALAGFIIVPRYVLGGNRPDGSKYIAPSDMISLGFIGCGKQGRILSNYFLATNEIRILALSEVYKDKTDLMLKTVKANQEKYKQTGNLNDIGVYTDYRELLSRKDIDAVVIATPDHWHAAMAVKAAEAGKDIYCEKPLSLTVKEGRAMVNATRKHNCIFQTGSMQRSWPEFRQAVELIRNGYIGEIKSIKVNIGAPPVAYNLPEEVTPAGLDWQKWLGPNEYKPFNAELAPPVTKDVYPNWRLYKEFGGGMVTDFGAHMFDIAQWALDMDNSGPVEIFAPDADHPVLTFKYKNGVIMTHEKWEWNNALLFTGTEGELRIGRGKLETTPASLKNQIIGDAQKHVYKSENHYKDFLNAMRTRVKPICDVEIGHRTASVCNIANIAYQLKRPLKWNPKKEKFKNDAEANALLGRPMLNEWGIKL, from the coding sequence ATGATCGATAAGAAAAACAAAAACCCATCAAGCAACAGCCGCAGGGATTTCATTAAAAACTCAGCAACCGCTCTTGCAGGGTTTATCATTGTACCCCGCTATGTATTAGGTGGTAACCGTCCCGATGGATCTAAATACATCGCCCCAAGCGATATGATCTCACTTGGTTTTATTGGCTGCGGAAAACAAGGACGTATCCTCAGTAACTACTTTTTAGCAACAAACGAGATCAGAATACTGGCATTGAGTGAAGTGTATAAAGACAAAACCGACCTGATGCTGAAAACAGTAAAAGCTAACCAGGAGAAGTATAAGCAAACGGGGAACCTGAACGATATTGGAGTTTATACTGATTACAGAGAATTGCTTTCCCGAAAAGATATTGATGCTGTTGTTATTGCCACACCTGATCATTGGCATGCTGCCATGGCTGTAAAGGCCGCTGAAGCAGGAAAAGATATCTACTGCGAAAAACCATTGTCACTTACAGTAAAGGAAGGCAGAGCAATGGTGAATGCTACACGCAAACACAATTGCATTTTTCAAACAGGCAGTATGCAACGCTCATGGCCTGAATTCAGGCAGGCGGTTGAATTGATCCGCAACGGTTACATCGGTGAAATAAAAAGTATTAAAGTAAATATTGGTGCTCCGCCGGTTGCTTATAATTTACCGGAAGAAGTTACTCCTGCCGGTTTAGATTGGCAGAAATGGCTTGGTCCAAATGAATATAAACCCTTTAATGCGGAGCTGGCTCCACCCGTTACAAAAGATGTTTATCCCAACTGGAGACTTTACAAAGAATTTGGTGGCGGCATGGTAACAGATTTTGGTGCACATATGTTTGATATTGCTCAATGGGCTTTGGATATGGATAACAGCGGCCCTGTGGAAATTTTTGCTCCTGATGCTGACCATCCGGTTCTAACGTTTAAGTATAAAAACGGTGTTATCATGACGCATGAAAAATGGGAATGGAACAATGCGTTGTTGTTTACCGGCACTGAAGGTGAACTGCGAATTGGACGTGGCAAACTTGAAACCACACCTGCATCATTAAAAAATCAAATCATTGGTGATGCGCAAAAGCATGTATACAAAAGTGAAAATCATTACAAAGATTTTTTGAATGCCATGCGCACTCGTGTAAAACCAATCTGTGATGTTGAAATCGGGCATCGTACAGCCTCCGTATGCAATATTGCTAACATTGCTTACCAACTGAAACGCCCCTTAAAATGGAATCCGAAAAAAGAAAAATTCAAAAACGATGCAGAAGCAAATGCACTGTTAGGCAGACCCATGCTTAATGAATGGGGAATAAAACTCTAG
- a CDS encoding PKD domain-containing protein, translating to MKRIILIVLTLLFLQDTYAGHISGGEMYYAYVGPGPNGGSIFRVTLRLFRDCNPLNNTGGAQIAPLPSVVTLGVFNRGSNTAYLDSISVNRTDFRTLSLQSPFSCIINAPPVCYEVGLFTTTIELPNTAQGYTIAFETCCRINGLSNVSGAATGSTYVANIPGTAQLGSETNSSPVFDTKDTALVCRNKRFVLPFSATDPDRGDSLSYSFCEAYDTDGLPNSTNRKPLPPPYNSVGYTGGYSGASPLGSGVTIHPVTGVISGVAPTGVVNPSGASFFVVNVCITEWRRGVPISTHRKDFTIRISDCDFADAELPLENRTCDGFTQTFQNLTPSTEIRNWFWDFGVTGSTNDTSTQSVPTFTYADTGVYKVMLIVNRNEVCTDTSYSDIYVFPGFFPDFNLYDGCKNVPIQFNDNTTSVYGSPNSWKWNFGNPATTADTSRLRNPQYTYPLNGTYNVQLIAGSTKGCLDTITKPINITDKPTLQLTNDTLICSIDTLQLNAFGQGTFQWSPAYNINNQTIANPLVSPDVPTKYYVTLTLAPGCFNTDSVLVNVVDFVTLRAPNDTTICRGDTVVLKPSTDGLQYAWSPSNLFIDPNVRDAVAIPTAPSTVFTVVSTIGKCNQTRTVTVNTVPYPLVNAGPDDAICYDDTLTLTAVGDAENWLWSPAATLGSPTSAVTTAFPLTTTNYIVRGTSSLGCPKPVFDTVQVRVVPPVPAFAGNDTAVVVGQPLQLNGSGGTIYQWIPPDYLTDEFIPNPVAVFDASRENFSYIMRTETPEGCFAFDTINIRIFKISPDILVPTGFTPDGNNLNDVLTPYPVGIAQFHYFRVFNRWGQEIFATTKTNEGWDGTFKSIQQDPGAYVWMVSGTDYLGRTISKKGTVVLIR from the coding sequence ATGAAACGAATTATACTGATTGTACTCACCCTATTGTTTTTGCAGGACACTTATGCCGGTCATATTTCCGGAGGCGAAATGTATTATGCTTATGTTGGCCCCGGCCCAAATGGGGGCAGCATTTTCCGTGTTACCCTGCGTTTGTTTCGTGATTGCAACCCTTTAAATAATACGGGTGGTGCTCAAATTGCGCCACTGCCTTCGGTTGTTACATTAGGTGTTTTTAACAGGGGCAGTAACACAGCTTATCTTGACAGTATTTCTGTCAACCGTACTGATTTCAGAACACTCAGTCTGCAAAGTCCGTTTTCCTGTATCATTAATGCACCGCCAGTTTGTTACGAAGTGGGATTATTTACCACAACAATAGAACTGCCCAACACTGCACAGGGCTATACCATTGCATTTGAAACCTGTTGCCGTATTAATGGCTTATCGAATGTAAGTGGCGCTGCTACCGGTTCTACATATGTTGCCAACATTCCCGGCACTGCACAATTAGGTAGTGAAACAAATTCAAGTCCGGTATTCGATACAAAAGATACCGCACTGGTTTGTCGTAACAAACGTTTTGTATTACCCTTCAGTGCAACTGATCCTGATCGTGGCGATTCATTAAGCTATAGTTTTTGTGAAGCATACGATACTGATGGTCTCCCTAATTCAACCAATCGTAAACCACTGCCCCCTCCTTATAATTCGGTTGGTTATACCGGTGGTTACAGCGGGGCATCACCACTCGGTTCTGGTGTTACTATTCATCCTGTAACAGGCGTTATATCAGGCGTTGCGCCAACAGGTGTTGTAAATCCAAGTGGTGCATCCTTCTTTGTGGTGAATGTGTGTATTACCGAATGGCGCAGAGGCGTACCCATTTCAACACACCGTAAAGATTTTACCATCCGTATTTCTGATTGTGACTTTGCTGATGCAGAACTGCCATTGGAAAACCGCACCTGCGATGGTTTTACACAAACATTTCAAAACCTTACACCCAGCACCGAAATACGAAACTGGTTTTGGGATTTTGGTGTAACAGGATCAACAAACGACACATCAACACAAAGCGTTCCCACATTCACGTATGCTGATACCGGCGTATATAAAGTAATGCTCATTGTAAACCGTAATGAAGTTTGTACCGATACTTCTTATTCTGATATTTACGTATTTCCCGGTTTCTTCCCTGATTTTAATTTATACGACGGCTGTAAAAATGTACCGATACAGTTTAACGATAATACTACCTCTGTTTATGGTTCACCTAATTCCTGGAAATGGAATTTCGGAAATCCTGCAACCACAGCTGATACATCAAGGTTGCGAAATCCACAATACACGTATCCGCTAAACGGAACATATAATGTGCAACTCATAGCAGGAAGCACTAAAGGTTGTTTAGATACGATCACGAAACCGATCAATATTACCGACAAACCAACATTGCAACTCACAAACGATACACTCATTTGTTCGATTGATACCTTGCAGTTAAATGCATTCGGACAAGGAACATTTCAATGGTCGCCTGCTTACAACATCAACAATCAAACCATTGCCAATCCATTGGTGAGTCCTGATGTGCCGACAAAATATTATGTAACACTTACACTGGCGCCCGGTTGTTTTAATACAGATTCAGTGCTGGTAAATGTGGTTGATTTTGTAACACTGCGTGCACCAAATGATACAACCATTTGTCGTGGCGATACAGTTGTATTGAAACCAAGTACCGATGGTTTACAGTATGCATGGAGTCCGTCAAATTTATTTATTGATCCGAATGTGCGTGATGCGGTGGCTATACCAACTGCTCCTTCAACTGTGTTCACCGTTGTATCAACCATTGGCAAGTGTAACCAAACACGAACGGTAACTGTTAACACTGTTCCTTATCCCTTGGTAAATGCAGGACCGGATGATGCGATTTGTTATGATGACACATTAACACTCACCGCCGTTGGTGATGCGGAGAATTGGTTATGGTCACCTGCTGCAACATTGGGTTCACCAACGAGTGCAGTGACCACAGCCTTTCCGCTAACAACTACGAATTATATTGTCAGAGGTACTTCAAGTTTAGGTTGCCCCAAACCTGTGTTTGATACGGTGCAGGTAAGAGTGGTGCCACCTGTTCCTGCTTTCGCAGGAAATGATACAGCCGTTGTTGTTGGTCAGCCATTGCAGTTGAATGGAAGTGGCGGAACAATTTATCAATGGATACCGCCTGATTATTTAACAGATGAGTTTATTCCTAATCCTGTGGCTGTGTTTGATGCATCAAGAGAAAACTTCAGTTACATCATGCGCACTGAAACACCGGAAGGTTGTTTTGCTTTTGATACCATCAATATCCGCATCTTTAAAATTTCACCCGACATATTAGTGCCTACCGGTTTTACTCCTGATGGCAATAACCTCAATGATGTATTAACGCCCTATCCTGTTGGTATTGCACAATTCCATTACTTCCGTGTGTTTAACCGTTGGGGACAGGAAATTTTTGCTACTACCAAAACCAATGAAGGTTGGGATGGAACTTTCAAAAGTATACAACAAGATCCCGGCGCTTATGTTTGGATGGTGAGCGGTACTGATTATTTGGGAAGAACGATCAGCAAGAAGGGAACGGTGGTGTTAATACGATAG
- a CDS encoding alpha/beta fold hydrolase: MLQKKLGGNHSLSYFITGKGNQSIILIHGFGEDSRIWKYQVDYLQNDYRLFIPDLPGTGQSAIGTGELSMESMAAMIKQMMDAEKIDQCIMLGHSMGGYVTLAFAELYPEHLTAFGLIHSTAYADSEEKKAARQKSISFIKEHSAAEFMKTTIPNLFSQRFTKEHKDQVDELIAQGNQFTSEALIAYYTAMINRPNRSHVLQNTTVPVLFFIGEEDKAVSPADALAQTALPTVSMAKLIPGIAHMGMLEATTELNLTIGEFCTTVNDLTTVTTTTT; the protein is encoded by the coding sequence ATGCTACAAAAGAAGCTGGGGGGCAATCATTCGCTATCTTATTTCATTACTGGAAAAGGCAACCAATCAATCATATTGATTCATGGGTTTGGCGAAGACAGCCGCATCTGGAAATACCAGGTTGATTACCTTCAAAACGATTATCGTTTATTCATCCCCGATCTGCCCGGCACCGGACAATCAGCAATTGGCACAGGTGAATTGTCAATGGAATCAATGGCTGCGATGATCAAGCAAATGATGGATGCAGAAAAGATCGATCAATGCATCATGCTTGGTCATTCAATGGGCGGTTATGTAACACTGGCTTTTGCTGAACTGTATCCAGAACATTTAACTGCATTTGGATTAATTCATTCAACAGCATATGCTGATAGTGAAGAGAAAAAAGCCGCACGGCAAAAATCAATCAGCTTTATTAAAGAACACAGTGCAGCAGAGTTTATGAAAACCACCATTCCTAATTTATTTTCACAACGGTTTACTAAAGAACACAAAGATCAGGTTGATGAACTGATCGCACAAGGCAATCAATTTACTTCCGAAGCGTTAATAGCTTATTATACAGCAATGATCAACCGGCCAAATCGTTCTCATGTACTGCAGAACACAACAGTACCTGTTTTATTTTTTATTGGCGAAGAAGATAAAGCTGTGAGCCCGGCCGATGCATTGGCACAAACAGCTTTGCCAACAGTGTCCATGGCAAAACTTATTCCCGGCATTGCACACATGGGCATGCTGGAAGCAACAACAGAACTGAACCTTACCATTGGAGAATTTTGTACAACAGTAAACGACTTAACTACTGTAACCACTACTACTACATGA
- the lnt gene encoding apolipoprotein N-acyltransferase yields MKKFQPILLSLLSGLLFFLAWPMVNITVAIFIAFIPLFIIEQKNYSGIKFFGLMYLALFTWNISTTWWIWNADMLGAWLAIIVNSLLMCIPLMGFRFMNKRFGSLIGYTSFVLFWMSFEYLHLQDWGLSWPWLTLGNVFAGRTNWIQWYEYTGTSGGTLWVLLVNVLLFRLLFGVRDMSHEVRGKKYEIRMSSLLLISALLALPIILSLLINSNRSASHPTSVITNQTSSNIVIVQPNIDPYEKLSTGTFEAQLQQLIRLSEQQIDSNTTLLVWPETALYAPNGFDETSLQQNFFLNPLFAFLKRHPKINLFTGIESYRVFSERISNDARPIDGTSNFYEVYNGSVLFDSTGPKQFYHKSMLVPGVETLPGFLKFLAPVFEEFGGTAGGYAKQEERTPINTTNGYTIAPAICYESIYGEYMSRYVRSGANIIAVITNDGWWGNTPGYKHHMLYGKLRAIETRKWVLRSANTGISCFIDPMGEIFQPQPWWVAASTKMHIPVNNQQTFFVRYGDLLSKLALILTGILILFAIYQTITGKQKKKM; encoded by the coding sequence TTGAAAAAGTTCCAACCCATTCTGCTTTCGCTCCTGTCAGGTTTATTGTTCTTTCTTGCATGGCCCATGGTCAACATTACTGTTGCCATCTTCATTGCATTCATTCCTTTATTCATCATCGAACAAAAAAACTATTCAGGCATTAAGTTTTTCGGGTTGATGTACCTCGCACTTTTTACCTGGAACATCAGCACCACCTGGTGGATCTGGAATGCAGATATGCTGGGCGCATGGCTGGCCATTATCGTAAACAGTTTATTGATGTGCATTCCGTTGATGGGCTTTCGTTTTATGAACAAACGTTTTGGTTCACTCATTGGCTATACATCATTCGTTTTGTTCTGGATGAGTTTTGAATATTTACACTTACAGGATTGGGGACTCAGCTGGCCATGGCTTACATTGGGCAATGTATTTGCCGGAAGAACCAACTGGATCCAATGGTATGAATACACAGGCACAAGCGGCGGAACATTGTGGGTGTTGTTGGTGAATGTGTTGTTGTTTAGATTGCTATTTGGAGTGCGGGATATGAGTCATGAAGTACGAGGTAAGAAGTACGAAATACGAATGTCATCACTCCTGCTTATTTCAGCATTACTTGCATTACCGATCATTTTATCGCTTCTCATCAACAGCAATCGAAGCGCTTCACATCCAACATCAGTCATCACAAATCAAACATCTTCCAACATCGTCATCGTTCAACCCAATATTGATCCTTACGAAAAATTATCAACGGGAACGTTTGAAGCACAACTGCAACAACTCATCCGTTTGAGTGAACAGCAGATCGACAGTAATACAACTTTATTGGTATGGCCCGAAACAGCTTTGTATGCACCGAACGGTTTTGATGAAACATCGCTGCAACAGAATTTCTTTTTGAATCCGTTGTTTGCATTTTTAAAACGTCATCCTAAAATCAATTTATTTACAGGCATTGAAAGTTATCGTGTATTCAGTGAACGTATTTCAAACGATGCAAGACCAATTGATGGCACTTCAAATTTTTACGAAGTGTATAACGGCAGTGTTTTATTCGACAGCACAGGTCCAAAACAATTCTATCATAAATCAATGCTGGTACCAGGTGTAGAAACATTGCCGGGCTTTCTCAAATTTCTTGCACCCGTGTTTGAAGAATTTGGTGGCACAGCAGGTGGTTATGCCAAACAGGAAGAGCGTACACCCATCAACACAACCAATGGTTATACAATTGCCCCTGCTATCTGTTACGAAAGTATTTATGGTGAATACATGAGCAGGTATGTTCGTAGCGGTGCTAATATTATTGCCGTGATCACAAACGATGGATGGTGGGGCAACACCCCCGGCTACAAACATCATATGTTATATGGAAAACTGCGTGCCATCGAAACAAGAAAATGGGTATTACGTAGTGCCAACACGGGCATCAGTTGTTTTATTGATCCAATGGGTGAAATTTTTCAACCACAACCTTGGTGGGTAGCCGCTTCAACCAAAATGCATATCCCCGTCAACAACCAACAAACATTCTTTGTTCGTTATGGCGATCTGCTCAGCAAACTTGCACTGATATTGACCGGCATCCTCATCCTGTTTGCTATCTACCAAACCATTACAGGTAAACAAAAGAAAAAGATGTAA